The DNA sequence GTCCTGCTCGGGGACGCCCTCGGGGTAGCCGGCACGCAGCCAGTCGACCACGGCTCCGACGATCGGAGGAAAACTCATGCGCCTTCCTCCTGGGCCGGAACAGGCTCCTCAGCGGGTCGAGGTTCCTCGGCGGGCGCGGGCGCCTGAGCGGGCTCGGCGTCCTGTGCGGCGCCGGTGCTCCGGAGCCACTCGGGGGCGTCGTCGATGCTCTCCGGGTCGGCCAGCGGCCACCCGCCCGCGGCGAGCCGCACCGCGACGCGCTTGACGTCGTCTTCGAGCGGAGACTCGCTGGTGAGTCGGACGATGGTGTCCTCGATCTCCGAGACCTCGATGGGGGTCTCCACGTCCTCGATGAGGGCGTCGACCACTTCGCGGATCTCCTCGTCGGTGAGCTTGTGCTGCAGCACCGCGAGCAACGGGAAATAGTCTTTGGGCGGCACACCGTCCGGGTACCCGGCGCGCAGCCATCCGGTCACGGCGGCTATCAGCGGGTGCACACGCCCTCCTTCGGCTCGGTCAGTGCCCACCGGTGATGATGATCGCCGCGATGCCGGCCGTCACCGCGCAGACGACCAGGGCGAAGCAGGCGTAGGCGGCGGCCCGGCGGGCGGGCGAGGGGGCGGCGGTGGTGGGCTCGCCATTCTCGTCGACGCCTAGCGCACCACCGTAGAGGAACTTCAGTCCGACGGCGAATACGGCGGGGATGCCGGCCCCCAGGAGCAGGCCCACGGCGATGACCTGCCAGAGCGAGTTGAGGGTGTTGGTGAGGCTCATCGTGCGGCTCCCTTGAAGCGTCGCGAACCATCGCCGACGGTCGCATGCGCCGTGGGCGGCGGCTCGTGCGCGGTGTCGAGCGGGGCGGCGCCGTGCGCCGCGGCGGAGGCGTCGGGCGAACCGGCCGGCGCGGTGTCGGCGGCCCAGTCTGCGTTGACGTTCTCGGCGTTGACGGCCTGGCGGCGGGAACGGTTCCACATCCACCCGGCCATGGCGAGCAGGATGGCGAACACGACGATGACGCCCGTGGCACCGCCGATGTAGTGGGCGAGGGCCCAGCAGGCGGCACCGACGAGGCCGGCCGCCGGCAGCGTGATGACCCAGGCGATGGCCATGCGCCCGGCGACGGCCCAGCGCACCTCCGCCCCCTTGCGACCCAGGCCCGTGCCCATGATCGAGCCTGTGGCCACGTGGGTGGTCGACAGCGGCAACCCCAGGTGGCTGGACGTGAGGATGATGGCGGCCGACGAGGAGTCCGCCGCCATGCCCTGCGGGGAATCGATCTCCACCAGGCCCTTGCCGAGGGTGCGGATGACGCGCCAGCCGCCGAAGTACGTGCCCGCGGCGATGGCGATGGCGCACGCGGCCTTGACCCAGAAGGGCATCGGGTCGTCCGCGTTGATGGCGCCGTGGGCGACCAGCGCCAGGAAGATCACGCCCATCGTCTTCTGCGCGTCGTTGGTGCCGTGCGCCAGGGAGATCATCGACGCGGAGCCGATCTGGCCCCAGCGGAACCCGCGGCCGCGCTTCTCGGCGGGGACGCCGGAGGTGATCTTGTAGATCAGGCGCGTGCCCACTGTGGATACGAGGCCGGCCACGACCGGCGCGAGCAGCGCGGGGAGGACGACGCGGCCGAGGACGCCGCCCCACTCGACGCCGGAGGTGCCGAGCGCGGCCAGCGCGGCGCCGATGAGCCCGCCGAACAGCGCGTGCGAGGAACTCGACGGCAGGCCGAACAGCCAGGTGGCCAGGTTCCAGATGATCCCGCCCACGAGGCCGGCGAACACGATGAACAGCAGCGCCTCGCCCTGGACCGCGTCGAGGGAGACGATGCCCTTGGCGACGGTGGCGGCCACGGCGACGGAGAGGAACGCGCCGAGCAGGTTCAGGGTGGCGGAGAGTGCGACGGCGACCTTGGGTCGGAGCGCACCGGTGGCGATGGAGGGTGCCATCGCATTGCCGGTGTCATGGAAGCCGTTCGTGAAGTCGAACGCCAGCGCGGTGACGATCACGATCGTGAGTACGAGCAACTCTGCAGTCACAGGCCTGAGTGTGTGGCTCCCCGGCGAAAATGTCTAACCTGCGAATCTCGCTGACCTGGGAGTTGTGGATCGGGTCGGCGAAAGTTCACCCAGAGTTCACCTGAACGGCCCCTGCGCTTTGCGTTGGCCGCGGGTGGATGTCTGCACCGTCACATCCGTGCAGGCCGCGGCGCGTTTCCCGGGGGCTTCGCATCGCCGTCCCACTCATCACCCGCTGCGCCGCCCTGGCCCGCGTACCGGACGGCGGCGCGGACGAGGCCGGTCAGCTCGCTGAGAGGCACCGTGGAGATGCGCCCCTCCGACCTGTCGCTCGTGCCGCGCAGCACCAGCGTGCGCGGGCCCGTCTCGACCTCCGTGAGGCGCAGGTTCCACGGGAGTTCCGGCACGGTCAGCGTGCGCACCCGCAGCCCGGGGATCTGCCGCGCCCGTCCCCGCACGCGGGGACGGCTGCTCAGCGCCAGCCGTGACACCCGCAACTCGGTGGGGGAGAACTGCAGGTCTCCGTCCGCCACCCGGGGGACCACGATGACGTGGCCGAGGCGTTGCGCGCGGCTCCACGACGCCCGCATGACGCCGCCCGCGTCTATGTCGATGGTCAGGTCCGGCAGCTGGGTGCGCACGAGCCGCCGCAGCTCGTGCGAGGACAAGCGCAGCTCAACGTCGATGGTGCCGAACACCAGTGCGGGGGAATACGCGGTGCGCAGCTGGATGTCGCGGCAGTCCACCTCGGCGTGGTCGACGTGCACCTGCAGGTCGGGCCGGGCGGCGTCACCGGCGGCCGGATCGGCCGGGTTCCTGACCCATTGCAGGTCGGCGGCCGTCGCGCGGATGCGTGCGAATTGGCCGCGCGC is a window from the Tomitella gaofuii genome containing:
- a CDS encoding DUF3349 domain-containing protein, whose product is MHPLIAAVTGWLRAGYPDGVPPKDYFPLLAVLQHKLTDEEIREVVDALIEDVETPIEVSEIEDTIVRLTSESPLEDDVKRVAVRLAAGGWPLADPESIDDAPEWLRSTGAAQDAEPAQAPAPAEEPRPAEEPVPAQEEGA
- a CDS encoding inorganic phosphate transporter, yielding MTAELLVLTIVIVTALAFDFTNGFHDTGNAMAPSIATGALRPKVAVALSATLNLLGAFLSVAVAATVAKGIVSLDAVQGEALLFIVFAGLVGGIIWNLATWLFGLPSSSSHALFGGLIGAALAALGTSGVEWGGVLGRVVLPALLAPVVAGLVSTVGTRLIYKITSGVPAEKRGRGFRWGQIGSASMISLAHGTNDAQKTMGVIFLALVAHGAINADDPMPFWVKAACAIAIAAGTYFGGWRVIRTLGKGLVEIDSPQGMAADSSSAAIILTSSHLGLPLSTTHVATGSIMGTGLGRKGAEVRWAVAGRMAIAWVITLPAAGLVGAACWALAHYIGGATGVIVVFAILLAMAGWMWNRSRRQAVNAENVNADWAADTAPAGSPDASAAAHGAAPLDTAHEPPPTAHATVGDGSRRFKGAAR